A portion of the Terriglobales bacterium genome contains these proteins:
- a CDS encoding LacI family DNA-binding transcriptional regulator, which produces MKHSLPEIALHLQNGRNGKATLVDVAKYAGVSLKTASRVLNNEPDVSDVTAERVRAVMDRLGYHPNLLARGLKTRASSIIGMIVPDISDPFTAAAIHAVMQVARERNYTVVLTCSDGSPQTEQAQIEILLRRQIEGLIVMPADQRSAYLANLNTHNLPVIAFDQPIPNREIPAVAVTNREGARLAVEHLLGHGYKRILAVGAKAHLHTISRRLLGYREAVDRAGCARMELIAGIEQDIEHPALHRFLSGKNGAEAIFTLNSVATVRLLHLLGEENLQIPKDVALACFDDFDLASAFSPSLTVVKQPVALLGRRSAELLFDQKENPRTSVRIKLPTELTIRNSCGCGS; this is translated from the coding sequence ATGAAGCATTCGCTCCCGGAGATCGCATTGCATTTGCAGAATGGCAGGAATGGAAAGGCGACACTCGTCGACGTCGCGAAATACGCCGGAGTATCCCTGAAGACGGCCTCTCGCGTCCTCAATAACGAACCCGATGTGAGTGACGTCACTGCCGAGCGCGTGCGCGCGGTGATGGACCGTCTGGGTTACCACCCGAACCTGCTGGCGCGCGGCCTCAAGACGCGCGCTTCGTCCATTATCGGAATGATTGTTCCCGACATCTCCGACCCGTTCACGGCCGCGGCCATTCACGCCGTCATGCAGGTTGCGCGGGAAAGGAACTACACAGTCGTATTGACATGCTCGGATGGTTCTCCGCAAACGGAACAGGCGCAGATTGAGATTTTGCTGCGCCGGCAGATCGAGGGTCTGATCGTTATGCCGGCGGATCAACGCAGCGCATATCTGGCAAATCTCAACACACACAACCTGCCGGTCATCGCCTTCGATCAGCCGATTCCGAATAGGGAAATACCCGCGGTGGCGGTCACTAACCGCGAGGGTGCCCGCCTAGCGGTCGAGCATCTCCTCGGTCATGGCTACAAAAGAATTCTTGCAGTGGGAGCCAAGGCTCATCTTCACACGATCTCGCGGCGTCTGCTCGGGTATCGAGAAGCGGTGGATCGTGCTGGGTGCGCGCGAATGGAACTCATCGCGGGCATCGAGCAAGATATTGAGCACCCTGCCCTGCATAGATTCTTATCGGGAAAGAACGGAGCTGAAGCGATCTTTACGCTTAACTCCGTGGCTACGGTCCGACTCCTCCACCTGCTAGGCGAAGAGAACTTACAAATTCCCAAAGATGTTGCCTTAGCTTGCTTCGATGACTTTGATCTCGCATCTGCATTCTCGCCGAGCTTGACGGTCGTGAAACAGCCAGTCGCATTATTGGGTCGACGCTCGGCCGAACTCCTCTTTGACCAGAAAGAGAATCCCCGCACGTCGGTCCGAATCAAGCTGCCTACGGAATTGACCATTCGAAATTCTTGTGGCTGCGGTTCATGA